GATCTCTGTAAATTTCTGCAGTTATAGATTGGGAATTATAGCTTGCAATAACGATTTCCGATATATTTTCGTCTTTTATAACCTGATAGATTTGTTTTGGGCTGTATTCAACGATACCTTTAAATTTAATCTTATCCGATTTCCTTGGTTCGCAATTAATAAATCCCACAATTTTATAATTAGGATCGGCATGTTTAAAGTCTTCAATAATATTTTGAATATTGGATGTTTCGCCCACGACAAGCACTTTTTTGTAAAACCGGGGAGATACAATAAATGTTAAATAAGCAATACGCCATAAAAACAATGCAAGTAAAATGGCAAAGTAAAAATATATAATCTGCAAGCGATTGTATGGTAAAATAGGCGTGAAAAAAGGTGTTAAAAAATAAAACAGAACTGTAACAGACACCGTAAAAACAATGCTGGTAGAAATTTTTTCAAGCTTGCTGGATTTTTGTAAGTCGTAAAGCTCAAAAATAGTTCCGAATATGGATATGTATAAAACAAGTACAAACGCCCAAAGCCAATTTTCTTTTGTTATGGTAAAATAATCAAACTCGAAGGTGTTGCTAACAAAGTACAAAACAATAAGTATGAAAACAATATCAAAAATTCGAAGCAACACTTTACGTTCTGATATTTCGAAATGAATCCCTTTTCTAGACATCCTTACAGCTTGTATTTATTTGTCGTGCTAAAGATAGTGAACTCGTTTAAACTTTTTTGATTGAAGCGAAAATTTAGCCCTACTCCAGCTGGCTCGTTCACTAAAATAACCCACAGGGTTATTTTTACGCTCCGCCCTGTGTTCGGTTGAAGGCTTTTTTGAGTTGCATAGCAGGGCTACGGAAGGAAGAAAAGACAAAAAGCGAGTACAAAAGGACAATTTTTTAGCCAATTGTGAAAAGTTTAAACGAGTTCAGTATAAATGACACAAACTACTATTTATTGAAACACACTAATCCACAACTTTTTAACAACACCCCAATCATAACTTTCTACTTTTTTTCTGGCGTTTAAAGTCATTTTATGTGTGTTTTCGTGGTTTGAAAGGATCCTTTTTACAGCTTCAACAAATTCGTTTGCACTGTTTGGGTCCACCAAAATGCCATCGTGGTTGTTATTAATTAAAAACGGCATACCGCCTACGTTTGTAGAAATAATAGGCAAACCTAAGGCCATGGCTTCCATCACACTAACCGGCATGTTATCAAAATTCGTGGTGTTTATAAAAATAGTGTGGCTTTTAGATAATGAAATCCATGCTTCTTTTGAAAGTTTTCCTGTAAAATTCACTTCAACATTTAGTGCTTTTGCATAATCCTTTGCTTTTTGTAAAGAACCATCATTATCGGGTCCTACCATGCTAAGCGTCGCGTTTATATGCTCATCTTGCAAAGCCTTTAAAATTTTAATAGCTAAAAGCGGATTGTACATGTCTGAAAACGAACGTACCCATAGCAAATGAACAGTTTCGAAGTTTCTTTGTTTAAAAACATAGTCTTTAAGGGTTATGGCATTGGGTATATGAAACAAATTAAAATACCCTGCTTTTTCAAATTCAGACTGTATATAAACCGAAGGTGCTATATTTTTATAGGCATGATTAAAAATGGCTTGACTTAGCTTTGGATTCGTTTTTAGTCTTTTTGGTAAATTGCCACCATGTAAAATAGGCAGGTATTTTAAGTTTAAAAAGCGGCATAAATAACTACAAAAAAGCGCATAATAAAAATTTGAGGTACTATACGTATCAATTAAAACATAATCTACCTTCTTGGCATATTTTAAAATAGCAGAAAGCATATCAAGAAGACGTAATAGTTTGTTCTTTTTATTTGAACTGGTATATACTGTATAACCTTCCAAGCTTAAATTTTTGCTCAAGGTTTCAATGGTCGTTTCAGTTTTACCGGTTTTAGATAAGTTGTTTCCTATGTATAGGAGGTTTTTCATTGTTTATGTGTTTGTCTCGCTAATTTGTTTCGCTAAATTTATTTGTCTCGCGAAGGCACGAAGGCGCAAAGTTTTTAAGTTACAAAGCTTCAAAGTTGCAAAGTTTCTGAGCTACAGAGTTTCAAAGATTCGAGTGTCAATCCTATTTTCTCAATTCTTCATTCTTAATTCTTAATTCTTAATTCTTCATTCTTAATTCTTAATTCTTCATTCTTAATTCTTCATTCTTCATTCTTAATTCTTCATTCTTAATTCTTCATTCTTCATTCTTCATTCTTAACCCTCCCGTTTCCATAAGTAATATTCAATAAACAAAGTCCATAAATCAATGCTGGTGCCGCTATACGCATTGCTGAGTGATTAATGGTCAATAACCAAAATAAATAAAACGAATAGAAAAATAAGTTTGTTTTATTTTTTATCCTAAAAACCAAAGGAGTCATTAACAAGATAAGGAAGGCAAACACGCCTAATAACCCGTGTTCGGCTACTATTCTACTCATTTCGTTGTGAGACGCTGCTGCAACGCCTGTCTCGTTTAAACGTTCTTCTTTTACTTTACCTACCCCAATACCTAAAAAAGGATTATCGATAAACTCTTTAAGCTCAAAAGCCATTAAATCGGTTCGACCTGTTGTTACATCTTGCTTTTCCCGTCCTGCTGCATCTTGATTAGCATAACGTTTTTCAATAAATCCGCTCGTCTGAATAGAACTGTATAACCAAATAGAAAATATACATATTAAAAATAAAAACAATGAAAATTTTATACGGAATTTGGTTTTCAGATTAACTTTTAAATAGTATAATCCCACAAAAAATAAAATCATAATAACCGCTGTAATAACACCACCCCTACTAAAGGTAATAAGTGCTCTGTATGTCAATATACCTAATAAACACAAATCTATAAATCGGTATAAAAAAGGGTCTTTAGACATAAAAAACCGCGTAGCCAAAACAAATATACCAATGCCCAAAACAGTTGCTACTTGATTAGGACCAAAACCACCAGAGGTCATAAAATTTGATTCCGTTCCTGTAATTACCTCTTGTAAATCAGGCGTAAATAAAAATAAATAAACAGCCATACTTATTAAAGGAAGTAATAAGGCCAATAGCACTATCTTTATCTGATTGTAAGTAAGGGTACGTTTATAACAAAAAACGGCTGTAATCCCTAGACAAATAGGACCACTTAAGTTAAAAGCGATGGCTCTTCTAATGCTCGTTTCAAAACCCAAATCGGCGACCGCTACAAAAATCCCTGGTATTAATAGTACAATATACAGCACATAAATCAATGCCTTATTGGAAAAACTATTGCTAATTAAGCCCATAAGAACAAATATTATTACCAAATATTTAATAGCTTCATAAAATACCGTACCTCCATTCATTCTTAAAAACACCTCTATTCCGACTACATAGGCACAAGCTACCAACACATAGAACGTTTTGTACTTTTTAGAAGCCATTAAGATTTTATAGCTAAAAAATACAGTAATAAATAAAAAATACACCAACGCCAACGGCCTTATAAGGTAAATACCAATAGCTAAAATGACATGAAAAACGAGAAGTTTATAATATAGCGACAACTTCATTTTTGATGGGCTTTGTAGATTTCAATTAGTGATTCCATAGCTTTTGCTTCTGAAAAAGTGGACGTCACTTTCAAATATAAATTTTTAGCAACTTTATTCCTCAAATCTAAATCATTAATATAAGTTAATAAAGCTTCAGCTAAAACTTTATGGTTTATAGGTTCAACTAAAAGACCTTCCTCATTATTGGAGATCACTTTACTACAATCGCCTACATTTGTTGCTACTACGGGTAATTTTGCTAAACCATACTCCAAAAGTGCTACTGGCAATCCTTCAGATTTTGACGACAATACCCCCATAGTACTTTGGCTTAAAATATTAGAAGCATCGGCACAGCTTCCGTAAATAAACACATGTTTTTCTAAATGACGTTCAATAATAAAGCTTTTAATTGAACGATAATAGTCATCTTCATAAAAATACCCAACTAAATGCAAGCTCCAATCTGGTTGAAGCTTAAAAACCTCATTAAAGGCATTTAATAAATTAATATGGTCCTTATCGGGTCTTAAATTCGCTAAACACACAAGGCGTTTACCAGTTTCACCATGAAGCGTTGTTAATTTTAAAGTCGGATTAATTTGTGGATAATTAGCTAAAACATATACATTTTTAGTCAAAAGCTTATCTTCACTCCTTACTTTCAATGCCTTATTAACTGCAATGATACATGAGAAAAAAAAAGAACACAGTTTTAAAATAAATTTATTTACACTTGACGTCTGGGCTCTATTTCCGTAATGCTCATGCCAAATTAAGACCAGTTTCGGATTTAAAATTTTAATGATGGTTGCTATAAAAAATGAGGAGGCATGTGCATGAATGATAGCTATATTATTGGTTTTAACAAATCTATTAAGCTTTCTTATAGCCTTAAAGTCTAAACTAGATTTTTTATTTAAAAACAAATAATGGACCTCTTTCAATACACTTTGTTTTAACAACCCTTCAGCCCTAGTAGCACATAAAAACGACTTTTCAACACGACTTGCTAACGCGTTTGCGTAATTTACTGCCACACGTTCTGCGCCACCAGCATGTAACGAATCTATAAGCTGTAAAACTTTCATTTATAATTTAATAATTTAA
This genomic window from Mariniflexile sp. TRM1-10 contains:
- a CDS encoding glycosyltransferase family 4 protein, whose protein sequence is MKNLLYIGNNLSKTGKTETTIETLSKNLSLEGYTVYTSSNKKNKLLRLLDMLSAILKYAKKVDYVLIDTYSTSNFYYALFCSYLCRFLNLKYLPILHGGNLPKRLKTNPKLSQAIFNHAYKNIAPSVYIQSEFEKAGYFNLFHIPNAITLKDYVFKQRNFETVHLLWVRSFSDMYNPLLAIKILKALQDEHINATLSMVGPDNDGSLQKAKDYAKALNVEVNFTGKLSKEAWISLSKSHTIFINTTNFDNMPVSVMEAMALGLPIISTNVGGMPFLINNNHDGILVDPNSANEFVEAVKRILSNHENTHKMTLNARKKVESYDWGVVKKLWISVFQ
- a CDS encoding O-antigen ligase family protein, whose translation is MKLSLYYKLLVFHVILAIGIYLIRPLALVYFLFITVFFSYKILMASKKYKTFYVLVACAYVVGIEVFLRMNGGTVFYEAIKYLVIIFVLMGLISNSFSNKALIYVLYIVLLIPGIFVAVADLGFETSIRRAIAFNLSGPICLGITAVFCYKRTLTYNQIKIVLLALLLPLISMAVYLFLFTPDLQEVITGTESNFMTSGGFGPNQVATVLGIGIFVLATRFFMSKDPFLYRFIDLCLLGILTYRALITFSRGGVITAVIMILFFVGLYYLKVNLKTKFRIKFSLFLFLICIFSIWLYSSIQTSGFIEKRYANQDAAGREKQDVTTGRTDLMAFELKEFIDNPFLGIGVGKVKEERLNETGVAAASHNEMSRIVAEHGLLGVFAFLILLMTPLVFRIKNKTNLFFYSFYLFWLLTINHSAMRIAAPALIYGLCLLNITYGNGRVKNEE
- a CDS encoding glycosyltransferase; this encodes MKVLQLIDSLHAGGAERVAVNYANALASRVEKSFLCATRAEGLLKQSVLKEVHYLFLNKKSSLDFKAIRKLNRFVKTNNIAIIHAHASSFFIATIIKILNPKLVLIWHEHYGNRAQTSSVNKFILKLCSFFFSCIIAVNKALKVRSEDKLLTKNVYVLANYPQINPTLKLTTLHGETGKRLVCLANLRPDKDHINLLNAFNEVFKLQPDWSLHLVGYFYEDDYYRSIKSFIIERHLEKHVFIYGSCADASNILSQSTMGVLSSKSEGLPVALLEYGLAKLPVVATNVGDCSKVISNNEEGLLVEPINHKVLAEALLTYINDLDLRNKVAKNLYLKVTSTFSEAKAMESLIEIYKAHQK